One window from the genome of Echinicola vietnamensis DSM 17526 encodes:
- a CDS encoding DUF4964 domain-containing protein, with protein MIFNVKKWAQLVMMGGMATLISCQNAAQEQSNDLSLEEHAIRPPAFPLITVDPYLSVWSMGDELSGDATRHWTGVANDLQGIIRVDGEPYYFLGEELTETKTVLPLTALEASWSYSFQAPSSGWKSLDFEEDSHWKTTKGAFTNGDDSPAPNQWDTEDIWVRRSFELENADFYDLLLNIHHDDNIKVYLNGVLAYEKEGWVSRPETVAITEAAKKALREGENLLAIHCQNTTGGAFLDAGLVEVLQPSVRIGQAEQTFSKVNATETL; from the coding sequence ATGATTTTTAATGTTAAAAAATGGGCTCAGCTTGTGATGATGGGAGGAATGGCCACTTTGATAAGCTGTCAAAATGCTGCCCAAGAGCAATCAAATGACCTATCACTGGAGGAACATGCCATCCGTCCGCCAGCTTTTCCACTGATTACCGTTGATCCGTACTTAAGTGTATGGAGCATGGGAGATGAGCTTTCTGGTGATGCCACCCGGCACTGGACGGGGGTGGCCAATGATCTGCAAGGAATCATCCGAGTGGATGGAGAGCCCTACTACTTCTTGGGCGAGGAATTGACCGAAACGAAAACGGTGCTTCCCCTTACAGCCTTGGAAGCGTCATGGAGCTATTCCTTTCAAGCGCCATCTTCTGGGTGGAAATCACTTGATTTTGAAGAAGATAGCCATTGGAAAACCACCAAAGGAGCTTTTACCAATGGTGATGATAGTCCTGCTCCCAACCAATGGGACACGGAAGATATATGGGTTAGAAGGAGCTTTGAACTAGAGAATGCTGACTTTTATGACCTGTTGCTGAATATTCATCATGACGATAATATCAAGGTGTACCTGAACGGGGTCCTCGCCTATGAAAAAGAAGGATGGGTCAGCAGGCCAGAGACCGTAGCGATTACCGAGGCAGCCAAAAAAGCCCTCAGAGAAGGGGAAAACCTATTGGCCATCCACTGTCAAAATACTACAGGTGGGGCATTTTTGGACGCAGGATTGGTAGAAGTGCTTCAGCCAAGTGTGCGTATTGGCCAAGCTGAGCAGACTTTTTCCAAAGTCAATGCCACGGAGACCTTGTAA
- a CDS encoding IS982 family transposase, which yields MTLTDSKITEIFYLIDEFCIQFEKSTEKHILGNRPKRRPRMSLSEVITIMVMFHTGGFRNMKHFYLYFIKVHKKHLFPQTVSYNRFVELMQSATLPMTIFLKTCCLGEGTGIAFIDSTPIRVCKNKRIKRNKVFKDIAQVGKSTMGYFFGFKLHLVINDKGELLNFVVTQANVDDREPLRNKSFVNNLKGKLYADKGYVSKDLTELLFSDGLHLIANIRNNMKNVLMEMKDKIMLRKRSVIETVNDELKNMCQIEHSRHRSFGNFITNMISGLIAYSFFPKKPAIKYQTVQTNQIALF from the coding sequence ATGACCTTAACTGACTCCAAAATTACCGAAATTTTCTATCTTATCGATGAATTCTGCATCCAATTTGAAAAATCCACTGAAAAACATATTCTTGGAAACAGGCCCAAGAGAAGGCCCAGAATGAGCCTGAGCGAAGTCATTACCATTATGGTGATGTTCCATACCGGGGGATTCCGAAACATGAAACACTTTTATCTCTATTTTATCAAAGTCCATAAAAAACACCTTTTCCCCCAGACCGTTTCCTACAACAGGTTTGTTGAACTGATGCAATCCGCCACCCTTCCGATGACTATATTCCTGAAAACCTGTTGTTTAGGAGAGGGGACAGGTATTGCGTTTATCGACTCAACTCCGATCAGGGTATGCAAAAACAAAAGGATAAAAAGGAACAAGGTTTTCAAAGATATTGCCCAGGTGGGCAAATCCACCATGGGATATTTCTTCGGCTTCAAGCTCCACCTGGTCATCAATGACAAAGGGGAGCTGTTAAACTTTGTGGTCACCCAGGCCAATGTTGATGACAGGGAGCCGCTTAGGAACAAAAGTTTCGTAAATAACCTAAAGGGGAAATTATATGCGGACAAAGGCTATGTTTCAAAGGATTTGACCGAATTGTTGTTTTCAGACGGGCTTCACCTAATTGCCAATATTAGGAATAATATGAAGAATGTCCTTATGGAAATGAAGGACAAAATCATGCTCAGAAAACGATCTGTTATTGAAACGGTAAATGATGAATTGAAAAACATGTGTCAGATCGAACATTCCAGGCACCGCTCTTTTGGAAATTTCATCACCAACATGATTTCAGGACTCATTGCCTACTCATTTTTCCCTAAAAAGCCCGCAATCAAATACCAAACAGTCCAAACTAACCAAATAGCCCTGTTTTAA